A DNA window from Streptomyces sp. 71268 contains the following coding sequences:
- a CDS encoding serine hydrolase domain-containing protein — translation MTRRQLRRGVGVLAVAGALTAVAALPATATGDPANGAGPAARAGERSRPHAETARALDAVVADGTPGVVARVDDADGAWRRSVGVADRETGRPRLARDRLRVGSVTKPFTATVLLQLAAEGRLSLDDTVHTWLPGLVRNAYYDGRHITLRQLLNHTSGIFNYNDDPGFLAKFTGQGFLQHRYDGATPHELVAIGLAQPPVFAPGKGWSYSDTNYILAGLVIEKATGHDYEDEVRNRIIKPLKLTSTTLPRSSPTLPAPHGRHYSRLYEEDPAAPVHDVTEFNPTVAWAAGTIISTPRDLNTFTRALLQGRLLPAEQLAEMLEGVPVPSDGDETPPAAPRRPTDGTPRATYGLGIRSFTLSCGVEVWGHGGQVPGSLTRTAATRDGQHVLTMNRNADYGAQEGEDATLEAEFCRR, via the coding sequence ATGACACGTAGGCAACTGCGGCGCGGCGTCGGGGTTCTGGCCGTGGCCGGGGCACTGACGGCCGTGGCCGCCTTACCGGCCACCGCGACCGGCGACCCCGCCAACGGCGCGGGCCCCGCCGCCCGCGCCGGCGAACGGAGCCGCCCGCACGCCGAGACCGCTCGGGCGCTCGACGCGGTCGTCGCCGACGGCACCCCGGGCGTCGTGGCGCGGGTCGACGACGCTGACGGGGCGTGGCGGCGGTCGGTCGGGGTCGCCGACCGCGAAACGGGGCGGCCACGGCTCGCCCGGGACAGGCTCCGGGTGGGGAGCGTGACCAAGCCGTTCACGGCGACGGTGCTGCTGCAACTCGCCGCCGAGGGGCGCCTGTCCCTCGACGACACGGTGCACACGTGGCTGCCCGGTCTGGTGCGGAACGCGTACTACGACGGCAGGCACATCACCCTCCGCCAGTTGCTCAACCACACCAGCGGCATCTTCAACTACAACGACGACCCGGGCTTCCTGGCCAAGTTCACCGGGCAGGGCTTCCTCCAGCACCGGTACGACGGGGCGACACCGCACGAACTGGTCGCCATCGGACTGGCCCAACCGCCGGTGTTCGCGCCGGGGAAGGGCTGGTCCTACTCCGACACCAACTACATCCTGGCCGGCCTCGTCATCGAGAAGGCCACCGGCCACGACTACGAGGACGAGGTCAGGAACCGGATCATCAAGCCGCTGAAACTGACGTCCACCACGCTGCCGAGGTCATCGCCCACCCTGCCGGCCCCGCACGGCCGGCACTACTCACGGCTGTACGAGGAGGACCCGGCGGCCCCGGTGCACGACGTCACCGAGTTCAACCCGACGGTCGCCTGGGCGGCGGGCACGATCATCTCCACGCCGCGCGACCTGAACACCTTCACCCGCGCGCTGTTGCAAGGGCGGCTGCTGCCCGCCGAGCAACTCGCCGAGATGCTCGAAGGGGTCCCCGTGCCGTCCGACGGTGACGAGACCCCGCCGGCCGCCCCCCGCCGGCCCACAGACGGGACACCTCGGGCCACCTACGGGCTGGGCATCCGGTCGTTCACCCTCTCCTGTGGTGTTGAGGTGTGGGGCCACGGCGGACAGGTGCCGGGCTCGCTGACGCGCACCGCGGCCACCCGCGACGGCCAGCACGTCCTGACGATGAACAGGAACGCCGACTACGGGGCCCAGGAGGGGGAGGACGCCACGCTGGAGGCGGAGTTCTGCCGACGCTGA